One Rhodoflexus caldus genomic window, GAAATTACCATTATGGAGTTGGTGCGTGCATAGGTTTGCAGAAAATGATTAATTTCATTAACTATACAGCGTTAAATTGCTGAACCAATATGCCGCTACCCGACGAATATTTGCATTATCCGCATCGCCGCCATGCGATGGATCATGAGCGTTATCGCTGGTCTAATCTTTTTGAGCGTCAGCCTGTTACTTGGCCTGACGGCGCGCACGTGGCTTTGTGGGTTACAGTAGTATCCGAATTTTTTCCGCTGAACCAAGAAGGTAAGCCCTTTAAAGCCCCCGGAGGGATGGTAACAGCCTACCCTGATTTCAGGCACTATTCTTCACGCGACTACGGCAACCGCGTAGGTATTTTCCGCCTGTTCCGATTGTTTAAGCAGTTGGGCATTAAAGCAAGCGTTGCCATGAACGCCGCAGTAGCAGAACGCTACCCCGTGCTGGCGCGCGAGGTGGTGGCCAATGGTTATGAAATCATTTGCCACGGCTACGACATGGACACTATCCACCACAGCGGCATGAGTGAAGCCGATGAACGGGCAATTATCCGCAAATCCAAAAAT contains:
- a CDS encoding polysaccharide deacetylase family protein gives rise to the protein MPLPDEYLHYPHRRHAMDHERYRWSNLFERQPVTWPDGAHVALWVTVVSEFFPLNQEGKPFKAPGGMVTAYPDFRHYSSRDYGNRVGIFRLFRLFKQLGIKASVAMNAAVAERYPVLAREVVANGYEIICHGYDMDTIHHSGMSEADERAIIRKSKNIISDITGVAPQGWLSPASAESFLTPDLVQEEGFSYLCDWANDDMPYAFQTRQGSIWAMPYSEEISDRQIIFGYHHTEAQFAEQVKDQFDTLFTESKQYGGRILSLVLYPYISGLPYRIHAVEEALRYIVQRPGVWSALGSDIIAHLRR